The Immundisolibacter cernigliae genome has a window encoding:
- a CDS encoding OmpW/AlkL family protein produces the protein MTMIHDAGRVAALGLVLAGAGAAQSAAAYEAGDLLIRGRVIAVDPRENSSTVKSSAAGAIPGSGAGLDSNITPELDFTYMLTPAWGLELILASSEHDVSGTGSIAGLGKLFDARTLPPTLTMQYHFNTNGIVRPYAGIGLNYTLFFNEDATSDFKTAMGGKASVELNDSWGLAGNVGVDVAINKDWFVNADVKYIDMDTTATIKTNALGRLKVDVDIDPWVYGIGIGRRF, from the coding sequence ATGACGATGATCCATGACGCCGGCCGCGTCGCCGCCCTCGGCCTGGTGCTCGCCGGCGCCGGCGCGGCCCAGTCCGCGGCGGCTTATGAAGCCGGTGACCTGCTGATCCGCGGCCGGGTGATCGCCGTCGATCCGCGCGAGAACAGCAGCACAGTGAAAAGCAGCGCCGCCGGCGCCATTCCGGGCAGCGGCGCCGGGCTTGATTCCAACATCACCCCGGAGCTGGATTTCACTTACATGCTGACGCCCGCCTGGGGTCTGGAGCTGATCCTGGCGTCCAGCGAACACGACGTCAGTGGCACCGGGTCGATCGCGGGCCTGGGCAAGCTGTTCGATGCGCGCACACTGCCGCCGACGCTCACCATGCAATACCACTTCAACACCAACGGCATCGTCCGCCCGTACGCCGGCATCGGCCTGAACTACACGCTGTTCTTCAACGAGGACGCCACGTCCGACTTCAAGACGGCGATGGGCGGCAAGGCCAGCGTGGAACTGAACGACTCCTGGGGCCTGGCCGGCAATGTCGGCGTGGACGTGGCCATCAACAAGGACTGGTTCGTCAACGCCGACGTCAAGTACATCGACATGGATACCACCGCCACCATCAAGACCAATGCCCTCGGGCGCCTGAAGGTGGACGTGGACATCGATCCTTGGGTGTACGGCATCGGCATCGGCCGACGCTTCTGA
- the norR gene encoding nitric oxide reductase transcriptional regulator NorR: MTPPQQLAAFAQVVETLARDEPDEARYRHLLEAALALFPCDATALLRLEGDTLQPLAVIGLSHDTLGRRFRLQDHPRLLTLLQRRGPTRLAADCQLPDPYDGLVEGRTGQLEVHDCMGCPLYVDEHPWGLLTLDALDPQAFGAVDLELLEAYGRLASAVVVAGERISSLAQQAQREQQLARTLAQDPAPLRQRELIGHSAPMRRLQAEIDTVAATDLTVLISGETGVGKELVAQAIHARSRRAQQPLITLNCAALPDNLVESELFGHVRGAFTGAVRERCGKFELADGGTLLLDEIGELPMAVQAKLLRVLQSGQLQRLGSDREHHVDARVLAATNRDLAAEVRAGRFRADLYHRLGAYPLTVPPLRERGRDVLLLAGGFLEENRVRLGLRGLRLAADAQQALLHQPWPGNVRELEHLIGRAALRALSQQPQRPRILTVHAQHLDLSPTASAAIDDAPVDTPPAQTGLRQAVADLQRRMIEQALSRHAGNWAAAARELGQDRGNLQRLAGRLGLK; encoded by the coding sequence ATGACTCCACCCCAACAGCTCGCAGCCTTCGCGCAGGTGGTCGAAACCCTGGCCCGGGACGAGCCCGACGAGGCCCGTTACCGACACCTGCTGGAGGCCGCACTGGCGCTTTTCCCCTGTGACGCCACTGCGCTGCTGCGTCTGGAAGGCGACACGCTGCAACCGCTGGCGGTGATCGGACTGAGCCATGACACGCTGGGGCGGCGCTTTCGCCTGCAGGACCACCCGCGCCTGCTGACACTGCTGCAGCGGCGCGGGCCGACGCGCCTGGCGGCCGACTGCCAGCTGCCCGACCCCTACGACGGGCTGGTCGAGGGGCGAACCGGCCAGCTCGAAGTGCACGACTGCATGGGTTGCCCGCTGTACGTCGACGAACATCCCTGGGGCCTGCTCACGCTGGATGCGCTGGACCCGCAGGCCTTCGGCGCGGTCGATCTGGAGCTGCTGGAGGCCTACGGCCGGTTGGCCAGCGCCGTCGTGGTCGCCGGCGAACGGATCAGCAGCCTCGCCCAGCAGGCACAGCGCGAGCAACAGCTGGCGCGCACCCTGGCGCAAGACCCGGCGCCGCTGCGCCAGCGCGAGCTGATCGGCCACAGCGCGCCCATGCGCCGCCTGCAGGCCGAGATCGACACGGTTGCCGCCACCGACCTGACGGTGCTGATCAGCGGCGAGACCGGCGTCGGCAAGGAGCTGGTGGCGCAGGCCATCCACGCCCGCTCGCGCCGTGCGCAGCAGCCGCTGATCACCCTCAACTGCGCCGCCCTGCCGGACAACCTGGTCGAAAGCGAGCTGTTCGGCCACGTGCGCGGCGCCTTCACTGGCGCAGTGCGCGAGCGCTGCGGCAAGTTCGAACTGGCCGACGGCGGCACGCTGCTGCTGGACGAAATCGGCGAGCTGCCCATGGCCGTGCAGGCCAAGCTGCTGCGCGTGCTGCAAAGCGGCCAGTTGCAGCGCCTGGGCTCGGACCGCGAACACCACGTCGATGCGCGCGTGCTGGCCGCCACCAACCGCGATCTGGCGGCGGAAGTCCGCGCCGGGCGTTTTCGCGCCGACCTGTACCACCGGCTCGGTGCCTATCCACTCACCGTGCCGCCCCTGCGCGAGCGTGGCCGCGACGTGCTGCTGCTGGCCGGCGGCTTCCTGGAGGAAAACCGCGTGCGCCTGGGCCTGCGCGGCCTGCGCCTGGCCGCCGACGCGCAACAGGCCCTGCTGCACCAGCCCTGGCCCGGCAACGTGCGCGAGCTCGAACACCTGATCGGCCGGGCCGCCCTGCGCGCGCTGTCTCAGCAGCCGCAGCGCCCGCGCATCCTGACCGTGCATGCGCAGCATCTGGACCTGTCGCCGACGGCCAGCGCAGCGATCGACGATGCACCCGTCGACACGCCGCCCGCCCAGACCGGCCTGCGCCAGGCGGTCGCGGACCTGCAGCGACGCATGATCGAGCAGGCCCTGAGCCGCCACGCCGGCAACTGGGCCGCTGCCGCGCGCGAGCTCGGACAGGATCGGGGCAACCTGCAGCGTCTGGCCGGACGCCTCGGCCTGAAATGA